The following proteins are encoded in a genomic region of Takifugu rubripes chromosome 21, fTakRub1.2, whole genome shotgun sequence:
- the mccc2 gene encoding methylcrotonoyl-CoA carboxylase beta chain, mitochondrial isoform X1 yields the protein MLLRTVRPWLLRGGSQSLTCSRFYYADKVARIGSQPDKQSSEYQENYDRMQVLVDELKVRTEKIKLGGGEKARRLHTSRGKLLPRERVDRLLDPGTPFLEFSQFAAHELYGKEEVPAGGILTGIGRVSGVECVVVANDATVKGGTYYPITVKKHLRAQEIAQQNHLPCIYLVDSGGANLPRQADVFPDRDHFGRIFYNQARMSSKGIAQIAVVMGSCTAGGAYVPAMADESIIVRKQGTIFLGGPPLVKAATGEEVSAEDLGGADLHCKKSGVTDHYALDDNHALHLARKAVRGLNYRKNIEVTTEPSDAPLYPAEELYGIVGDNLKRNFDVREVIARIVDGSKFDEFKAFYGDTLVTGFSRIFGYPVGIIGNNGVLFSESAKKGTHFIELCCQRNIPLIFLQNITGFMVGREYEAGGIAKDGAKMVTAVACANVPKITVIIGGSYGAGNYGMCGRAYSPRFLYMWPNSRISVMGGEQAATVLATITKDQRAREGKEFTAEQEAAMKEPIVRRFEEEGSPYYSSARLWDDGIIDPADTRVVLGLSLSAALNAPLKKTRFGVFRM from the exons ATGCTTCTAAGGACGGTCAGACCATGGTTGCTCCGTGGGGGAAGTCAGTCTTTGACCTGCTCCAGGTTTTACTACGCCGATAAAGTAGCTCGAATAGGCTCTCAACCAGATAAACAATCTTCTGAATACCAG GAGAATTACGACCGAATGCAAGTTCTGGTTGATGAACTAAAGGTTCGGACGGAGAAAATTAAATTGG GTGGGGGAGAGAAAGCCAGGAGACTTCACACATCCCGTGGGAAGCTGCTGCCCAGAGAGCGCGTGGACAGGCTGCTGGATCCAGG GACCCCTTTCTTGGAATTCTCCCAGTTCGCTGCGCATGAGCTGTATGGAAAAGAGGAAGTGCCAGCTGGTGGGATCCTGACCGGGATCGGCCGAGTGTCGGG TGTGGagtgtgttgttgttgccaACGATGCTACAGTCAAAGGCGGGACATACTACCCCATCACCGTGAAGAAACACCTGCGGGCCCAGGAAATCgcccagcagaaccacctgcCCTGCATTTATCTGG TGGATTCAGGAGGGGCCAATCTCCCCAGGCAGGCCGACGTCTTCCCAGACAGAGATCACTTTGGACGCATTTTCTACAACCAGGCGAGGATGTCATCAAAGGGAATAGCGCAG ATTGCCGTTGTGATGGGCTCTTGCACGGCCGGAGGAGCGTACGTACCCGCCATGGCCGACGAAAGCATCATCGTGCGCAAGCAGGGAACCATCTTCCTGGGAGGACCCCCGCTG GTTAAAGCTGCGACGGGAGAGGAGGTTTCTGCCGAAGACCTCGGCGGTGCTGATCTCCACTGCAA AAAATCTGGCGTAACGGACCATTACGCTCTGGATGACAACCATGCGCTCCATTTAGCCAGAAAGGCGGTGAGAGGCCTCAACTACAGGAAGAATATCGAG GTCACCACAGAGCCCAGCGACGCCCCTCTGTACCCTGCAGAGGAACTCTACGGAATAGTCGGAGATAACCTGAAGAGGAACTTTGATGTCAGAGAG GTCATTGCCAGAATTGTGGATGGCAGTAAATTTGACGAGTTCAAGGCCTTCTACGGAGATACCCTGGTCACAG GATTCTCAAGGATATTCGGTTACCCGGTTGGAATCATCGGGAACAACGGGGTCTTGTTCTCGGAGTCAGCAAAGAAG gggacACATTTCATCGAGTTGTGCTGCCAACGGAACATTCCGCTTATTTTCCTCCAGAACATAACGG GCTTCATGGTCGGTAGAGAGTACGAAGCTGGAGGAATTGCCAAAGATGGAGCCAAAATGGTGACGGCGGTGGCGTGCGCCAACGTCCCCAAGATCACCGTCATTATCGGGGGGTCCTACGGAGCAGGAAACTACGGCATGTGCGGCAGAGCCTACAG CCCTCGATTCTTATACATGTGGCCAAACTCCAGGATCTCCGTCATGGGTGGCGAGCAGGCCGCCACCGTCCTGGCCACCATCACCAAGGATCAGCGAGCACGTGAAGGAAAGGAG tTCACAGCGGAGCAAGAGGCCGCCATGAAGGAGCCGATAGTGCGGCGGTTTGAAGAGGAAGGCAGCCCGTACTATTCCAGCGCCAG ACTCTGGGATGACGGAATCATCGATCCCGCCGACACCCGCGTGGTTTTGGGACTCAGCCTCAGCGCGGCTCTCAACGCGCCCCTGAAAAAGACCCGTTTTGGAGTTTTTAGGATGTGA
- the mccc2 gene encoding methylcrotonoyl-CoA carboxylase beta chain, mitochondrial isoform X2: MQVLVDELKVRTEKIKLGGGEKARRLHTSRGKLLPRERVDRLLDPGTPFLEFSQFAAHELYGKEEVPAGGILTGIGRVSGVECVVVANDATVKGGTYYPITVKKHLRAQEIAQQNHLPCIYLVDSGGANLPRQADVFPDRDHFGRIFYNQARMSSKGIAQIAVVMGSCTAGGAYVPAMADESIIVRKQGTIFLGGPPLVKAATGEEVSAEDLGGADLHCKKSGVTDHYALDDNHALHLARKAVRGLNYRKNIEVTTEPSDAPLYPAEELYGIVGDNLKRNFDVREVIARIVDGSKFDEFKAFYGDTLVTGFSRIFGYPVGIIGNNGVLFSESAKKGTHFIELCCQRNIPLIFLQNITGFMVGREYEAGGIAKDGAKMVTAVACANVPKITVIIGGSYGAGNYGMCGRAYSPRFLYMWPNSRISVMGGEQAATVLATITKDQRAREGKEFTAEQEAAMKEPIVRRFEEEGSPYYSSARLWDDGIIDPADTRVVLGLSLSAALNAPLKKTRFGVFRM; encoded by the exons ATGCAAGTTCTGGTTGATGAACTAAAGGTTCGGACGGAGAAAATTAAATTGG GTGGGGGAGAGAAAGCCAGGAGACTTCACACATCCCGTGGGAAGCTGCTGCCCAGAGAGCGCGTGGACAGGCTGCTGGATCCAGG GACCCCTTTCTTGGAATTCTCCCAGTTCGCTGCGCATGAGCTGTATGGAAAAGAGGAAGTGCCAGCTGGTGGGATCCTGACCGGGATCGGCCGAGTGTCGGG TGTGGagtgtgttgttgttgccaACGATGCTACAGTCAAAGGCGGGACATACTACCCCATCACCGTGAAGAAACACCTGCGGGCCCAGGAAATCgcccagcagaaccacctgcCCTGCATTTATCTGG TGGATTCAGGAGGGGCCAATCTCCCCAGGCAGGCCGACGTCTTCCCAGACAGAGATCACTTTGGACGCATTTTCTACAACCAGGCGAGGATGTCATCAAAGGGAATAGCGCAG ATTGCCGTTGTGATGGGCTCTTGCACGGCCGGAGGAGCGTACGTACCCGCCATGGCCGACGAAAGCATCATCGTGCGCAAGCAGGGAACCATCTTCCTGGGAGGACCCCCGCTG GTTAAAGCTGCGACGGGAGAGGAGGTTTCTGCCGAAGACCTCGGCGGTGCTGATCTCCACTGCAA AAAATCTGGCGTAACGGACCATTACGCTCTGGATGACAACCATGCGCTCCATTTAGCCAGAAAGGCGGTGAGAGGCCTCAACTACAGGAAGAATATCGAG GTCACCACAGAGCCCAGCGACGCCCCTCTGTACCCTGCAGAGGAACTCTACGGAATAGTCGGAGATAACCTGAAGAGGAACTTTGATGTCAGAGAG GTCATTGCCAGAATTGTGGATGGCAGTAAATTTGACGAGTTCAAGGCCTTCTACGGAGATACCCTGGTCACAG GATTCTCAAGGATATTCGGTTACCCGGTTGGAATCATCGGGAACAACGGGGTCTTGTTCTCGGAGTCAGCAAAGAAG gggacACATTTCATCGAGTTGTGCTGCCAACGGAACATTCCGCTTATTTTCCTCCAGAACATAACGG GCTTCATGGTCGGTAGAGAGTACGAAGCTGGAGGAATTGCCAAAGATGGAGCCAAAATGGTGACGGCGGTGGCGTGCGCCAACGTCCCCAAGATCACCGTCATTATCGGGGGGTCCTACGGAGCAGGAAACTACGGCATGTGCGGCAGAGCCTACAG CCCTCGATTCTTATACATGTGGCCAAACTCCAGGATCTCCGTCATGGGTGGCGAGCAGGCCGCCACCGTCCTGGCCACCATCACCAAGGATCAGCGAGCACGTGAAGGAAAGGAG tTCACAGCGGAGCAAGAGGCCGCCATGAAGGAGCCGATAGTGCGGCGGTTTGAAGAGGAAGGCAGCCCGTACTATTCCAGCGCCAG ACTCTGGGATGACGGAATCATCGATCCCGCCGACACCCGCGTGGTTTTGGGACTCAGCCTCAGCGCGGCTCTCAACGCGCCCCTGAAAAAGACCCGTTTTGGAGTTTTTAGGATGTGA